From a region of the Impatiens glandulifera chromosome 4, dImpGla2.1, whole genome shotgun sequence genome:
- the LOC124933754 gene encoding protein PAT1 homolog 2-like isoform X3 produces the protein MLPSSADATFDASQYAFFGKDVSEEVELGGIENDETYDIQFAGNVGDEYHLFESQEGSGSGFGSLSDVDDLTTTFSKLNRVVTGPKHPGIIGERSSGSFSRESSSAAEWTQEPNSSFEWLDKSLSDTEIFQQGKRWSSQPYNSPDYLSETRTLYRTSSSPLQQQQQQQQQPYYSSETTSASLEDSKPLYRTSSYPHKLQQPPQFSSEPILVPKSSFTSFPPPGSKSQQPSPRNSSSYSGGHHQPFSGINLSPLSSPNLHSGLTHRVYGSSLPQLNPFSNRTQSNWTNQSLLNNVLQQQQQRMHLPVQPSLSHISAMQSHFFNSFAPSPHFNKYGLTDGRDHNRHHKTSQKGKSSLRSQGSDSSSSQKNEKITLQFRSKHMTSEEIESILKMQHVITHGNDPYTDDYYHQARIAKTSSESGLKHRFCPSGLKDSSNRTRNNSESHSYINVDAHGRISFSPVRKLQQPLLEFDSPSSDQKLSEKPLEQEPMFSARIAIEDGLYILLDVDDIDRLLQFSLPQDGGVQLRRRRQVLLEGLATALLQLVDPLGKSSNSLPKDDIVFMRLVSIPKGRKLISKYLKLLHPAGDLSRIVCMTVFRHLRFLFGAETNDELAKAVSGCVIGMDLNSLSACLAAVVCSSEQPPLRPIGSPYGDGASVILKCVLERATRLLKEHFHGSSSSSSMPNPALWQASFDAFFGLLTKYCISKYDSIVQSIDPQGQQPSMEMTGSEVARAINKEMPVELLRASLQHTDDKQRKVLIDFAQKSTPVTGLNTRGGGGSRDGQVSAESVKG, from the exons GGTTCTGGCTCTGGTTTTGGATCTCTGTCTGATGTAGATGATCTCACTACTACATTTTCAAAG TTGAACAGAGTGGTTACAGGTCCAAAGCATCCTGGAATAATTGGAGAGCGGAGTTCTGGGTCATTTTCAAGAGAAA GTTCATCAGCGGCTGAATGGACACAGGAGCCAAACTCCTCCTTTGAGTGGTTAGATAAATCTTTATCCGACACAGAAATTTTCCAACAAGGAAAGAGGTGGTCTTCACAGCCTTACAATTCACCAGATTATCTTTCCGAAACAAGGACTTTGTACAGAACATCCTCGTCTCCTCTCCAACAacaacagcagcagcagcaacaacCTTATTATTCAAGCGAAACAACATCAGCTTCTCTCGAAGATTCAAAACCCTTATACAGAACATCATCATACCCTCATAAGCTACAACAGCCGCCACAATTTTCCAGTGAGCCTATATTAGTACCCAAATCATCTTTCACTTCTTTCCCTCCACCCGGCTCAAAATCTCAACAACCTTCGCCTCGTAATAGTTCATCTTATAGCGGAGGCCACCATCAACCCTTTTCTGGCATCAATCTTTCACCTTTGTCCAGCCCAAATTTACATTCCGGTTTGACCCACAGAGTTTATGGTTCAAGTTTACCTCAGTTAAACCCTTTTAGTAACCGGACACAAAGCAACTGGACGAACCAGAGTCTCTTAAACAATGTCTTGCAACAACAACAGCAGAGAATGCATCTTCCAGTTCAACCGTCTTTATCTCATATATCCGCCATGCAATCGCATTTTTTCAATTCGTTTGCACCTTCCCCACATTTCAACAAGTATGGGTTAACTGACGGGAGAGATCATAATCGGCATCATAAGACGTCGCAGAAAGGCAAGTCAAGTCTCAGATCACAAGGCTCAGATTCCAGTAGTAGCCAAAAGAACGAGAAAATCACCCTACAGTTCAGATCCAAGCATATGACATCCGAAGAAATTGAGAGCATTCTCAAAATGCAGCATGTCATAACCCACGGAAACGACCCGTATACTGATGATTATTACCACCAAGCCCGAATCGCTAAAACATCATCCGAATCGGGTTTGAAACATCGGTTCTGCCCATCGGGTTTGAAGGATTCGTCTAATCGAACTCGTAACAACTCCGAATCGCATTCATATATCAATGTTGATGCGCACGGGCGAATTTCTTTCTCTCCTGTTCGTAAACTACAGCAGCCATTACTCGAATTCGATTCACCATCTTCTGATCAGAAGTTGTCTGAGAAGCCTTTGGAGCAGGAACCCATGTTCTCGGCTAGAATCGCAATTGAAGATGGCCTTTACATCCTACTTGATGTAGACGATATCGACAGGCTACTACAGTTCAGCCTACCGCAAGACGGTGGGGTTCAGCTAAGACGTAGGCGTCAGGTTCTGTTGGAAGGACTAGCAACCGCTCTCCTCCAGCTCGTCGATCCCCTCGGAAAAAGTTCAAACTCACTTCCGAAGGACGATATCGTATTCATGCGGTTGGTCTCAATTCCGAAAGGAAGGAAGCTTATTTCCAAATACCTAAAACTCTTACACCCGGCTGGCGATCTTTCAAGGATCGTCTGCATGACTGTTTTCCGGCATTTAAGGTTCTTGTTCGGAGCCGAGACGAACGACGAACTGGCTAAGGCGGTTAGTGGCTGTGTTATCGGGATGGATCTGAATTCACTTAGCGCTTGTCTAGCGGCTGTAGTGTGTTCATCGGAGCAGCCGCCGTTACGACCAATAGGAAGCCCGTATGGAGATGGGGCTTCAGTTATTCTGAAATGCGTTCTGGAGAGAGCTACCCGACTCCTGAAAGAACATTTCCATGGGAGTAGCAGTAGTAGTAGTATGCCGAATCCTGCACTTTGGCAGGCTTCATTCGACGCCTTTTTCGGTCTTCTGACAAAGTATTGCATAAGTAAATACGATAGTATAGTGCAATCGATAGATCCACAGGGACAGCAGCCGAGCATGGAGATGACTGGATCGGAAGTGGCTAGAGCGATAAATAAGGAGATGCCAGTTGAGCTTTTAAGAGCTAGTTTACAGCATACAGATGATAAACAGAGGAAAGTGTTGATCGATTTTGCTCAGAAATCGACGCCGGTGACTGGATTGAATACTCGGGGTGGAGGAGGCAGTCGTGATGGTCAAGTAAGTGCAGAGTCTGTGAAGGGTTAG
- the LOC124933754 gene encoding protein PAT1 homolog 2-like isoform X2, with protein MLPSSDATFDASQYAFFGKDVSEEVELGGIENDETYDIQFAGNVGDEYHLFESQEQGSGSGFGSLSDVDDLTTTFSKLNRVVTGPKHPGIIGERSSGSFSRESSSAAEWTQEPNSSFEWLDKSLSDTEIFQQGKRWSSQPYNSPDYLSETRTLYRTSSSPLQQQQQQQQQPYYSSETTSASLEDSKPLYRTSSYPHKLQQPPQFSSEPILVPKSSFTSFPPPGSKSQQPSPRNSSSYSGGHHQPFSGINLSPLSSPNLHSGLTHRVYGSSLPQLNPFSNRTQSNWTNQSLLNNVLQQQQQRMHLPVQPSLSHISAMQSHFFNSFAPSPHFNKYGLTDGRDHNRHHKTSQKGKSSLRSQGSDSSSSQKNEKITLQFRSKHMTSEEIESILKMQHVITHGNDPYTDDYYHQARIAKTSSESGLKHRFCPSGLKDSSNRTRNNSESHSYINVDAHGRISFSPVRKLQQPLLEFDSPSSDQKLSEKPLEQEPMFSARIAIEDGLYILLDVDDIDRLLQFSLPQDGGVQLRRRRQVLLEGLATALLQLVDPLGKSSNSLPKDDIVFMRLVSIPKGRKLISKYLKLLHPAGDLSRIVCMTVFRHLRFLFGAETNDELAKAVSGCVIGMDLNSLSACLAAVVCSSEQPPLRPIGSPYGDGASVILKCVLERATRLLKEHFHGSSSSSSMPNPALWQASFDAFFGLLTKYCISKYDSIVQSIDPQGQQPSMEMTGSEVARAINKEMPVELLRASLQHTDDKQRKVLIDFAQKSTPVTGLNTRGGGGSRDGQVSAESVKG; from the exons CAGGGTTCTGGCTCTGGTTTTGGATCTCTGTCTGATGTAGATGATCTCACTACTACATTTTCAAAG TTGAACAGAGTGGTTACAGGTCCAAAGCATCCTGGAATAATTGGAGAGCGGAGTTCTGGGTCATTTTCAAGAGAAA GTTCATCAGCGGCTGAATGGACACAGGAGCCAAACTCCTCCTTTGAGTGGTTAGATAAATCTTTATCCGACACAGAAATTTTCCAACAAGGAAAGAGGTGGTCTTCACAGCCTTACAATTCACCAGATTATCTTTCCGAAACAAGGACTTTGTACAGAACATCCTCGTCTCCTCTCCAACAacaacagcagcagcagcaacaacCTTATTATTCAAGCGAAACAACATCAGCTTCTCTCGAAGATTCAAAACCCTTATACAGAACATCATCATACCCTCATAAGCTACAACAGCCGCCACAATTTTCCAGTGAGCCTATATTAGTACCCAAATCATCTTTCACTTCTTTCCCTCCACCCGGCTCAAAATCTCAACAACCTTCGCCTCGTAATAGTTCATCTTATAGCGGAGGCCACCATCAACCCTTTTCTGGCATCAATCTTTCACCTTTGTCCAGCCCAAATTTACATTCCGGTTTGACCCACAGAGTTTATGGTTCAAGTTTACCTCAGTTAAACCCTTTTAGTAACCGGACACAAAGCAACTGGACGAACCAGAGTCTCTTAAACAATGTCTTGCAACAACAACAGCAGAGAATGCATCTTCCAGTTCAACCGTCTTTATCTCATATATCCGCCATGCAATCGCATTTTTTCAATTCGTTTGCACCTTCCCCACATTTCAACAAGTATGGGTTAACTGACGGGAGAGATCATAATCGGCATCATAAGACGTCGCAGAAAGGCAAGTCAAGTCTCAGATCACAAGGCTCAGATTCCAGTAGTAGCCAAAAGAACGAGAAAATCACCCTACAGTTCAGATCCAAGCATATGACATCCGAAGAAATTGAGAGCATTCTCAAAATGCAGCATGTCATAACCCACGGAAACGACCCGTATACTGATGATTATTACCACCAAGCCCGAATCGCTAAAACATCATCCGAATCGGGTTTGAAACATCGGTTCTGCCCATCGGGTTTGAAGGATTCGTCTAATCGAACTCGTAACAACTCCGAATCGCATTCATATATCAATGTTGATGCGCACGGGCGAATTTCTTTCTCTCCTGTTCGTAAACTACAGCAGCCATTACTCGAATTCGATTCACCATCTTCTGATCAGAAGTTGTCTGAGAAGCCTTTGGAGCAGGAACCCATGTTCTCGGCTAGAATCGCAATTGAAGATGGCCTTTACATCCTACTTGATGTAGACGATATCGACAGGCTACTACAGTTCAGCCTACCGCAAGACGGTGGGGTTCAGCTAAGACGTAGGCGTCAGGTTCTGTTGGAAGGACTAGCAACCGCTCTCCTCCAGCTCGTCGATCCCCTCGGAAAAAGTTCAAACTCACTTCCGAAGGACGATATCGTATTCATGCGGTTGGTCTCAATTCCGAAAGGAAGGAAGCTTATTTCCAAATACCTAAAACTCTTACACCCGGCTGGCGATCTTTCAAGGATCGTCTGCATGACTGTTTTCCGGCATTTAAGGTTCTTGTTCGGAGCCGAGACGAACGACGAACTGGCTAAGGCGGTTAGTGGCTGTGTTATCGGGATGGATCTGAATTCACTTAGCGCTTGTCTAGCGGCTGTAGTGTGTTCATCGGAGCAGCCGCCGTTACGACCAATAGGAAGCCCGTATGGAGATGGGGCTTCAGTTATTCTGAAATGCGTTCTGGAGAGAGCTACCCGACTCCTGAAAGAACATTTCCATGGGAGTAGCAGTAGTAGTAGTATGCCGAATCCTGCACTTTGGCAGGCTTCATTCGACGCCTTTTTCGGTCTTCTGACAAAGTATTGCATAAGTAAATACGATAGTATAGTGCAATCGATAGATCCACAGGGACAGCAGCCGAGCATGGAGATGACTGGATCGGAAGTGGCTAGAGCGATAAATAAGGAGATGCCAGTTGAGCTTTTAAGAGCTAGTTTACAGCATACAGATGATAAACAGAGGAAAGTGTTGATCGATTTTGCTCAGAAATCGACGCCGGTGACTGGATTGAATACTCGGGGTGGAGGAGGCAGTCGTGATGGTCAAGTAAGTGCAGAGTCTGTGAAGGGTTAG
- the LOC124933754 gene encoding protein PAT1 homolog 2-like isoform X1: MLPSSADATFDASQYAFFGKDVSEEVELGGIENDETYDIQFAGNVGDEYHLFESQEQGSGSGFGSLSDVDDLTTTFSKLNRVVTGPKHPGIIGERSSGSFSRESSSAAEWTQEPNSSFEWLDKSLSDTEIFQQGKRWSSQPYNSPDYLSETRTLYRTSSSPLQQQQQQQQQPYYSSETTSASLEDSKPLYRTSSYPHKLQQPPQFSSEPILVPKSSFTSFPPPGSKSQQPSPRNSSSYSGGHHQPFSGINLSPLSSPNLHSGLTHRVYGSSLPQLNPFSNRTQSNWTNQSLLNNVLQQQQQRMHLPVQPSLSHISAMQSHFFNSFAPSPHFNKYGLTDGRDHNRHHKTSQKGKSSLRSQGSDSSSSQKNEKITLQFRSKHMTSEEIESILKMQHVITHGNDPYTDDYYHQARIAKTSSESGLKHRFCPSGLKDSSNRTRNNSESHSYINVDAHGRISFSPVRKLQQPLLEFDSPSSDQKLSEKPLEQEPMFSARIAIEDGLYILLDVDDIDRLLQFSLPQDGGVQLRRRRQVLLEGLATALLQLVDPLGKSSNSLPKDDIVFMRLVSIPKGRKLISKYLKLLHPAGDLSRIVCMTVFRHLRFLFGAETNDELAKAVSGCVIGMDLNSLSACLAAVVCSSEQPPLRPIGSPYGDGASVILKCVLERATRLLKEHFHGSSSSSSMPNPALWQASFDAFFGLLTKYCISKYDSIVQSIDPQGQQPSMEMTGSEVARAINKEMPVELLRASLQHTDDKQRKVLIDFAQKSTPVTGLNTRGGGGSRDGQVSAESVKG, from the exons CAGGGTTCTGGCTCTGGTTTTGGATCTCTGTCTGATGTAGATGATCTCACTACTACATTTTCAAAG TTGAACAGAGTGGTTACAGGTCCAAAGCATCCTGGAATAATTGGAGAGCGGAGTTCTGGGTCATTTTCAAGAGAAA GTTCATCAGCGGCTGAATGGACACAGGAGCCAAACTCCTCCTTTGAGTGGTTAGATAAATCTTTATCCGACACAGAAATTTTCCAACAAGGAAAGAGGTGGTCTTCACAGCCTTACAATTCACCAGATTATCTTTCCGAAACAAGGACTTTGTACAGAACATCCTCGTCTCCTCTCCAACAacaacagcagcagcagcaacaacCTTATTATTCAAGCGAAACAACATCAGCTTCTCTCGAAGATTCAAAACCCTTATACAGAACATCATCATACCCTCATAAGCTACAACAGCCGCCACAATTTTCCAGTGAGCCTATATTAGTACCCAAATCATCTTTCACTTCTTTCCCTCCACCCGGCTCAAAATCTCAACAACCTTCGCCTCGTAATAGTTCATCTTATAGCGGAGGCCACCATCAACCCTTTTCTGGCATCAATCTTTCACCTTTGTCCAGCCCAAATTTACATTCCGGTTTGACCCACAGAGTTTATGGTTCAAGTTTACCTCAGTTAAACCCTTTTAGTAACCGGACACAAAGCAACTGGACGAACCAGAGTCTCTTAAACAATGTCTTGCAACAACAACAGCAGAGAATGCATCTTCCAGTTCAACCGTCTTTATCTCATATATCCGCCATGCAATCGCATTTTTTCAATTCGTTTGCACCTTCCCCACATTTCAACAAGTATGGGTTAACTGACGGGAGAGATCATAATCGGCATCATAAGACGTCGCAGAAAGGCAAGTCAAGTCTCAGATCACAAGGCTCAGATTCCAGTAGTAGCCAAAAGAACGAGAAAATCACCCTACAGTTCAGATCCAAGCATATGACATCCGAAGAAATTGAGAGCATTCTCAAAATGCAGCATGTCATAACCCACGGAAACGACCCGTATACTGATGATTATTACCACCAAGCCCGAATCGCTAAAACATCATCCGAATCGGGTTTGAAACATCGGTTCTGCCCATCGGGTTTGAAGGATTCGTCTAATCGAACTCGTAACAACTCCGAATCGCATTCATATATCAATGTTGATGCGCACGGGCGAATTTCTTTCTCTCCTGTTCGTAAACTACAGCAGCCATTACTCGAATTCGATTCACCATCTTCTGATCAGAAGTTGTCTGAGAAGCCTTTGGAGCAGGAACCCATGTTCTCGGCTAGAATCGCAATTGAAGATGGCCTTTACATCCTACTTGATGTAGACGATATCGACAGGCTACTACAGTTCAGCCTACCGCAAGACGGTGGGGTTCAGCTAAGACGTAGGCGTCAGGTTCTGTTGGAAGGACTAGCAACCGCTCTCCTCCAGCTCGTCGATCCCCTCGGAAAAAGTTCAAACTCACTTCCGAAGGACGATATCGTATTCATGCGGTTGGTCTCAATTCCGAAAGGAAGGAAGCTTATTTCCAAATACCTAAAACTCTTACACCCGGCTGGCGATCTTTCAAGGATCGTCTGCATGACTGTTTTCCGGCATTTAAGGTTCTTGTTCGGAGCCGAGACGAACGACGAACTGGCTAAGGCGGTTAGTGGCTGTGTTATCGGGATGGATCTGAATTCACTTAGCGCTTGTCTAGCGGCTGTAGTGTGTTCATCGGAGCAGCCGCCGTTACGACCAATAGGAAGCCCGTATGGAGATGGGGCTTCAGTTATTCTGAAATGCGTTCTGGAGAGAGCTACCCGACTCCTGAAAGAACATTTCCATGGGAGTAGCAGTAGTAGTAGTATGCCGAATCCTGCACTTTGGCAGGCTTCATTCGACGCCTTTTTCGGTCTTCTGACAAAGTATTGCATAAGTAAATACGATAGTATAGTGCAATCGATAGATCCACAGGGACAGCAGCCGAGCATGGAGATGACTGGATCGGAAGTGGCTAGAGCGATAAATAAGGAGATGCCAGTTGAGCTTTTAAGAGCTAGTTTACAGCATACAGATGATAAACAGAGGAAAGTGTTGATCGATTTTGCTCAGAAATCGACGCCGGTGACTGGATTGAATACTCGGGGTGGAGGAGGCAGTCGTGATGGTCAAGTAAGTGCAGAGTCTGTGAAGGGTTAG